Within the Salarias fasciatus chromosome 2, fSalaFa1.1, whole genome shotgun sequence genome, the region TGAATGACTCACTATACACAAGTAAGAATTTCACTTTTACAATGTTCAAAACAATCATCCTCCCTCTATGTCCGGTGTGGGGGTCCACACCCTTTTAatttcctttaatttgtcatcttAAACTGCTCAAAATGCAAAATATCCCTCGGTGTTTCCTCAATAGAAggatgaagcattttttttattcagtctttCCATCATATTTGTCCCCAGGTGGTTCCAGTCCCAATGGTTTGTCGTCTCCTCCGAATAAGAAGGCCCTGGTGAAGaaagagaagctgcaggacgCAGTTGGAACAGATGAGTGGAAAGTCAACAACATCCTGGACAAGAAGTACAGACCGCGGCCGGTGGATGTCATCGTGAGAGAGGCCTGTGCTCGGGAGGGCCAAGAGCTGCCGTACGGCATCGCCACAAGGAACTGTGAACATTTTGCCACTGAGCTGCGCTACGGCAAGGCAGAGTCCCAGCAGGTAGGAAATCATGAAACGGTTACTTATGTTGGACACAGATTGGCCTGTTTGAGCTGGTTTGTCTGAGTGGAGAGAGAAACTTGAAGAAATATACCTCAgcttattgaaaataaaatattgcttTAGATGTGAAACTCCTCccagagccagtctctgtgtccggggatcgggttgCCGGGTATCCTGCTGTCAGCTGCCACCCGATCCACACTGCACCCTAGATGAGCTTCCTTGGGAGGGTGGCTGGGCTTAGAGATAGCTtgaggagctgggagtagagccgctactccccCATGCAGGAGGCTCCGGGGAAGACCTCTGATCTCGGCTGGTCTGGAAACGCCTCAGGATCCACCtgaaagagctggaagaagtgtctggggacagggaagacTGGACATCCCTGCTCACACTGCTGGGGCCGGGTCGCAGAGCCCTGGATATGCAGTTGataaaggatggatggatggaagtaaAACTCAAAATGGTTGTGTGGGGAATAAAAACATCTCTTTTTCAGACTGTATTATGCATAATGACATTAATTTCTGAATGTTGTGAAGTGAGTTCTCCATGACGTCCTGCTTGGTGACTGAAATATGCTTGTTTCTCTGTGTAGGTAGTGACGGCATTCTATTTGAGTGTGCTAAACCCGTTGGGACTGGCCACCGCAATGGCTGTGGATGCCATAGCTCACCGTGTCCTGAAGCTGGCTGGCTCGATGtcaaggaacaaaaaaaaaagaagacaaagccACACACTGATGCAAAGCCCAGCGTCGACTCCTCAGAGAAGCTGAACTCCCAGATCTTCAGCCAAGTGTCACTGATACCACTGCCTAAATATCTTACAAATATTTATAATCCAGCAGAAATATTGTCATGTTTACCTTCATCAGTCTTTAGCTGGTTGAATTGGGACAAAGTCATTCTATTCTCAGAGAACAAAAGTGAGATTGACAAATACTGTTTTCAATAAAAGTGCCTCGTTCAAATGTTTGAGTTTGAAATTCAGATGGTGGCTAATAATGTTTTATCAGATTGTGAAAGAAGTTTTCTGTGTGCAAAATCTGCATATAAGCACACATATGAAGTAGAAATAAAAAGTTGCTGTAGTTCCACGGTGACCCTCCAGcctttttatctttattttgtgccttctgaattaaaacaatgtCTTTTGCGAACCAGTCTTTTTATACCTTCTCATTGTTTCATGACTCTGAACTGGGctcactctttttctttcctgcatGATTCACCAGGTGCTCTATTGATGATCCGTCACTGTTTTTCCCTGCTGTTCATACAGAAACTTTACTGTagagtaaaactaacctgtctcaggACAGTCTGAACCCAGCTCACATTCCCTATTAGTGGAAGATCAATAGATAGTTTTAGCTGAAAATTGTTGCATtgaatttttttacatttttttttaacaaagaaaaaaaaaataacatttgtaATCAATTTAGTGAACAGGTTGCATCGCAATAATTTGCTTTTGTTGGTCTGCATTCAGTAATGTGCAATAGACACATTTTAATTggtaatttcattattttgaagaGATTACAAAAcatagaaaataaagaaaaagaaaatgacccACAAGGAGCCTAAAAACGAGATTTGGCTCTGTTGTTACTGACATGCTGGAAAATATCccagaacaaaaacaggaagcagtcaaaatttaataaaatttaCTAAAAATACTAAAAGTTTCAACTGCTTTATGAGGCCGTTCAGCCACATGTAGTAAATACATAAAAGTTATTTCTACATCCTTttcttgacatttcattttctctgtcAGCTTGAGACtaacaaaaaatatcactgGATCAATAACGTTAACTGGCTTAAAAACAACTTTTGTTCAATAAAGTTGACTGAAAAGCAATGAAACAAAAGGAAGCAGCACCTTTTTCaatcatcaaataaaaaacattagCTGATAGTTTTTACTTCAGAATTGTTCACATGCTACATAATGTGGATTCTGTGTAAAACAATGCAACGAGCTGCCTTCAGACCAAAGCAGCAACGTTTTTTGCACAAGCCGACCCGACCGCCTCCAACACGAGCTGCTACTTGCTACTCGTGTctggtgtgaatgcaccattagaAAAGCATGATTGGCTTGAAACTTGTCACATGGAAAAAGATGCCTTCAaggttcacaaaaaaaaaaaaaaaaaaaaaatccgacagACCGTTGCGACAGGCTGAACCAATTACAACCACACTTTAACGGAATGGTCAAATTATCGTATATTTTGCCTTTTTTGGCATTATTAATCGTACATCGTACAGAGGGCAAAATTATCGTAcaaatacgataattatcgtacacctggcaacactgaaAACCATTGATCCGGAGAGCGGGACTGTCAGTATCAATGAAGTATAGAATTACTAattaattctatacgtcattggtcaGTATTgcgagaacacaagatctcgcggGAATAGCAACATCTAGCAgtcaaatcacagaaataaatccagattgATGTATTTCTTCACACTCAATTCATAAGACACGCATTGATATGTTTGCCACTGATATGTTACACATATATGTATTACATATTATTTAGTTGTCTTACTATTTATGAAAAGCATGGCCCTCACCGAGCGGTCCTTATTCAACTATGGATCAACAGGGGGCGCTAAAGCGCCATCCTCAGGGTGGAGCCCTGAAGTGCCGTCTCATCCGCTGCAGACACGTTATTGGGATGCAGCATCATACAGACACGATCTGAGACACGATCCTTCAACAAGGTCTGACTCCCACAAAAGGTAAGACACTTTGAAACTCTGCTGTGGATGAATGTGGTGAAGCTGTGTtctccaggacagctgtgggTTTCAGACGTTGGGCTTTCAACATCTGATTATTCTAAAGATGTTAAACATTCATCAAAACACTGTGTCTGATTTGTGAAACCTTCTttggatttgtgaaaatgaaaaaggagcatagttgattgtattttttaaagaaaaccacATTGGATATGGAGGATCGAAACTGCTATAATTAaagataaatacagaaatattcaaatgGGTGAGTATATAAATGTATGTGCCACCAAATCAtacaaaatagttttttttcatgagaaaatctataaaatgtgactgaaaaaatatatttattttgtcattttcacttcagtctatttatttatttggtggtgttttttttatttctttcctcaTTAATTTTGATGCCtacatttatttctgtattgttttagtttactttttcttttctccaaattATATGTTTCTGTATTGTATTTTCATCTGaccttttttcatttatttatttgttgacaatttttttttcatgctgtcattcctatttttataatttttcaGACTGTCAGATTGAGATGTCTGAATCTGTAGAAAGTTGTTCTTCAAACACCCACAAACCAGAACTTTAATCCAGGGTACACTGGGCCTTGAAAATCCTCCATGCCTCTAGCATGGAGCAATAGAACAGTGCCAGCCCAGCGAGGTTTGCATCACGCTGTGGCAGGAACAGCTGTTTGTTGTATCCTAGGCGTTCAgctctcctcagcagcagacaAGCTGTATTAATCGGGCCAGGGTTAGCCTGCAGTTGAAAAGAGGCAATCTTTGACTGGATGTCAAGGAGCCCCTGTCCTCCTTCAGCCACAGGCAGATAGAGGACTGCAGCCCGAACTCAGTGTTTCCGTGACAAGAAGAAGTCCGCAATGACCCTGTGAATGTCCTCTACCAGGCTCCTTGGTGGAATCAAAACAGTTGAACCAGTGCCAAAGAGCAGAGGCGACAAAGTTATGGGCAACCAGAGCTTTTCCTCTATATGACAGATGGCGTGCCAATTTAAATGGACCTAGAAATGGCTCAATTGATTTCAGTGGATCAGTCCCATAATGCCTTGCACTGTGATGTTTGTGCATGAGCACAAAATCTCACAACCAGCTTTCCCCTGGAACCCACCAGAATAAAAAATTCTGTcctttttgcattatttttgaaAGTGCAACATTCAAGATACCTTCTCTTAGTGCAAAGTATAATCAGGAAGTGACAAGTACGGGACGCTATTTTGTGTGTGCACGCAGTTAAGTCATGACGTCAGGTGAGCCAATGTGACGGACGTGCACAAAGCTCTGACTGCAGGAAATAACCCCATGTGCTGTTTACATAAGCTACGATGAGATCAAACCCCAGCTACACCACCCATCCTTTCTGATCAAGGTTTCAATTGGATGGTGCAAATGTGatcagactgaagtgtttatATGGTGCAAATTTAATCAGGTCTGCATTTAACATGAATAATTTTGGTCCATGTAACCACAGCTCATGTTTGTGGACTGAATCCAATTTTTTGATTTGATCTAACTTGGTTAACAGGCTTCTAACATCAATGTGTGTTATACCAAGCCCTGACCTGCCTCTGAATTCTTCAGGGGCATCAGTGTTTAAGGAGGTTTGGGATAAACATTACATGACAGGAAATCATTTCATTCTGAGAAAAGATTTTGACACAATCCCTCTCTCTTTAGAATGCATGAACACAATGATTCATTTTtgcacactatttttttttaaatatgtgagGAAATTAAGAGAAGCAACTGATATAATGTGTAAGCTGGCTGAAAACCAGACAACACCAACGTTGGTGGTGTATTACAAAATGTACAGGTCCGGGTTGCTACGGCAGAAAGATCCAAATGGGGGCAGGGCCAAACAGTGACCACCTCACATTCATTATTCATTACAGAACTACTGGACCGTAGTGAGAATATTACAATGAGTGCGAATAAACACGTGACCAAAAGATTTGATGATTCTCAACTTTTACCTCAGGTGTCCTTCCTGACGCAGCCGGAGCATTTCGGGCTCAGCGATCCACAGCAGTGACCCGACACGAGGTGCTGGACTTGTTTCTGTTACCTCCATGAAAACAGTGCACACCGACGACAGAATATACATCACTCTTTAAATACTAAGTTTTGTTAATTAAAGTAGctaaaaaatgatgaaaatattaatttcaaaGATGAAATCTTGCTGTGTcctaatatttgtttttgtaggGACTGAAAGTCACCGAGTCACTCGAATATAAAGTTTCCAGAacgaaataaagaaaaacatggcCCCAACATTGGTGAGGAGGTCTCTCTTTTTTCTATCTAttaactttgttgtttttttgcactttggaGCTGTAATTGGTTATATAATCAGTAAAAAAACTCCTGGTATATTTCATTGTCTTTGTCTAGACTACATCAGATGGTCTGAGTAGATTAAATATGTCTGAACAAAGTCTGTTGCAAAGTCAAACagtctgttttgtctttcattccAAGTACAATCAGAATCCAGAGCCTGGGGACCTGATTGAGATCTTTCGCGGCCCCTATGAGCACTGGGCCGTGTATGTTGGTGATGGCTACGTTGTTCACTTGACAGCAGCCTGTGAGTCCCAAATCCAGAATCTGGAACAAAAAACTATCTGTCTCACAGTCCTTATTTACTGACAGCGCATGTACCTTTCCATAATTTGTCATCCTAAACTGCTCAAAATGCAAAGTATCCCTCAGTGTTTAATCAATAGAAGgataaagcatttttttattcagtctttCCATCATATTTATCCTCAGCTGATGTCCCGGGTTCCAGTTCCAAGAATTTGTCGTCTGTTCCGAATAAGAACGGCCTGGTTTAcaaagagaagctgcaggaTGTAGTTGGAACCAACATGTGGAGAGTCAACAACATCCTGGACAATAAATACAGACCCCGGCCGGTGGATGACATTGTGAAAGATGCCTGTGCTCTGGTGGGCATAAAGGTGACGTACGACGTCTCCAGTAGCAACTGTGAACATTTTGCCACTGGGCTGCTCTACGGCAAGCCAAAGTCCCGGCAGGTAGGAAATCATGAAATGGTTATTTATGTTGGATACAGATTGGCCTGGTGGAGCTGGGTTGTCTGAGTGGAGGGATAAATTCTTTTTCCTTGTTGAACTTGCTGAAAATGATATATTGCTTTAAATGTGAAACTCCTCCcaagagccagtctctgtgtctggggaTCGGGTTGCCGGGTATCCTGCCGACGGCTGCCACAAAAATCTACACTGCACCCCAGATGAGCTTCGTTGGGAGGGTGGCTGGGCTTAGAGATAGCTtgaggagctgggagtagagccgctactcctccacatcgagaggagccagctgtggtggctcgggcatctttTTAGGACGTctcctggacacctccctgGGGGGCCCCACCGGCAGGAGGCTCCAGGGAAGACCTCGGgtcttggctggcctgggaacgcttCACGATCCATCTAGAAGAGCTGCAAGAAGCGTCTTCGGACAGGGAAGACTGGACATCCCTGCTCACACTGTTGGGGCCGTGTCGCAGAGCCCTGGATATGCAGTTGATAATGGATGGAAGAAAAACTCAACATTTCATGTGAAGTAATACATTTGGCTGATGTGAAACCTTCAATATCATCaggatgttgtgtgtttttcagactgtatgcatacatacattacatacatacatataacgcattttccgcactataaggcgcacctaaaagcctctaattttctcaaaaaccaaCAGTGCGCCTTATAATCTGGTGCGCCTTTTTTGAGGgaaatacggtaataaagatCACCCGGTTATCAGTTGTGTTGTTTGACTACAGTTCCTATAATTCTTGTGGCCTGATCACATGAGCGAACAAGCCCTGCtggcttgtagctaagctagctagttcaAACAAAACGGCAAACACGAAGCTTCAGacacattctccacctctaacctgtcagtcaccataatcacacaatttATCCTCCAGTCTCCCGACTGGGGAGCACGgtgcgcggctgcacagcccagccAGCAGAAGCTCCTTTACAAGCAGCCGCCTGACGTGGGGAGCGGCCAGCTGGCAGACCGGCAGTCCGCCCGCTCCGAAGCGGGGAGCGGCTGGCCGGccgcggctgagctgtcggtgggggaCTTCACTCAGGAGATGAAGCAGCTGGCTGGACCCCGGTGATCAAGTGTGTTACACCAGTCGTGGCCGTACTGTGCTGCATGTTCGTCGTTGtaagtcgtttgaaaatcgattgaaaattgagcaatctatagctatttcaaagttgacgctccattgacattaatgtgatgagtgagtgagcggccctgtaccaagatggccgccatgtgatgatgttagtccccattgggttacagtGCGCATGAGCCATCCAGTGtttgtatatatatctatggtgtGGCTGCACACATCTTTCAAGTTACCtttacggtgtgtttccaccggacgcaaaTTTTTtgtgcgatgagattacatacaaaatCAATGCAGTGACgtgattgtcgctcaatcttgagtgGTGGGCGGTGGACGGCGAGCGATGACGCGGGGGGGTggccggcggcgagcgtttccagcgaaaaatccgcgcgcccgtcgacttgcactgccactcactgccgctgcagaaacatcacaaccCTCCTCTTCACCGTCTcttgcacagcagcagtggacaggagtcttctgatgtttgtcccatgtgtgcacccggctgtctgcgtgtgtgtgtgtgtgtgtgtgtgtgtgtgtgtgtgtgtgtgtgtgtgtgtgtgtgtgtgtgtgtgtgcgcgcacgcgcaTACAGATCGATGgtgcagtttttgttcttttttgtttttatgactgtttttactgttcagcactttgcgttacttttatgaatatgagaagtgcttttacaaattgagattgagatggctccgcccaccaccatcgctgctctgtttTTAGCATGGGGAAGTCAGCTCCAGCTGCGGCCGGGGGGCCTGCATcgcttctggatgcatgctgccctacggaggcggtctgaactcggtgagttccaccgtcttctgcaggagctgcgtcCGGACGACCGGTTCCAgtgctacttcaggctgacgccaTGTTTCCATtagaagcggtgaacaaatgaaatcgggcacgccgctcgccgcttGCCTTGCACACTAAAaacagttgggttaaaaaataacccAGTTTAACCCAACTGCTGGTTCAGAAAAGGACGAACCCCTTTTTTGGGTTATTTAACCCAACAGGttgggttcttttttttcaacccGAGTGTGCGAGTGTCAGTGCAAGTCTACGGGCGAGTGTATTCTTTGCTGGAAACGCTCACTGCCGGCCGCTCGCTCGAGATTGAGCGACAATTACGTCAATACATTGAccttgtatgtaatctcatcgcgcGAAAAATTCGCGTCGCGttcggtggaaacacaccgttagtGTGGACAGTAAAACTGGCTATTATCTGAGTGTcttgaataaaagaaacaatagtatATACGAGggttgtcctcagatagtcgacgattcgatgattcgttcaaaggggcctgattcgactaccaatcacgcagtcgaagcatcgaaaaaatgcggttattaaacgaggaccattccatcacagctgtatgggggtgctgaatgactgattttacatagaattgcttgttttttccaaataaacatgatataaagcctatttgatatacatgttagcctatcaaatacactgtggaaaaatttacttaacttgtacttttattcaatactctATCTATTCACTGTTTGTggatgaaccaccatggtgagtggcacaatccgattttgcgcagagctccgtcacagagaagcatctcggtggtgatttggctgaactttaaaaggctcaaaatgtcagaaaaaaaacagaacttcagaccaagtcaaaaatgatccaaaaatagtcaaatgcagattgtgtcctttcatatcacttcacaacaacatggctttccaccttaaacgggtaagtagccagataattgggctaataaaagacggttctgttactcaattctcatttttaatgctgatgcttttatttcgtttaattgtaacattttaggttattattatattattatttttatttatctaaaaggctaattctatttaatttagtgtttgtttttgcatggatgttgtgctgcgaaacggaccgacacagtgcagttaagcctatttcatttaatttgagcagataatgtgagaaattgtttagccaaaaaatgtgagcttatctgcagagattttagatataaataaatgacatgctttagcccgtttgttagaagtgggtttggttctggtcatttgaactatacttcatttgtttgatgtttagagtcaccgacactttgttccagtctgtgtttcagtgtgtagggaaaaaaaataagtgttgttttacctggctgcactgcttttttttatttatttatttatttatttatttatttattttttgttttattattcttcgtgcaatcagggctggctgtaggcataggcgtgccgacgctccgtgtaccttgtgagcaccgctctgcactgtgctgcactGCTCCGACGCCCTGTGTAGGCATGCTCCGCGGCTCCTGCGGCTCCCCctgctccgccaaacaagatgatagattcgactatcagtcgactgttggcagaatcggacgaatcagattcaactatggaaattcttagtcggggacacctctagtaTATACATTATTTAATGTGAGGGAGGCATGACCAGgtgactctcattgaaatgtattagtttaaaaagagaggcgtgggacacgaaaaaactgtgcaaagcgTTGCACCTGGACGCGACGCAATTCAATAGATTAATGTACGTGGCTCATAGCACGAATTtccgtgagactgggttgtctATTCTATGTGCCTTATAATGTGGTGCGCCCTACatatgaaaaaagtttttaaaaaagacattCATTGACGGTGCGGCTAATAATAAGGTGAGCCTTATAGTGTGGAAAATACGGTACATAATGACACAAATCTCTGAATGTAAAGTGAGTTCTCCATGATGTCCTGGTTGGTGACTGAAATATGGCTGTTTCTCTGTGCAGGTACTGAAGGCAGTCGTAATCACATTGGCGCTCTTCATAAGCCCGTTAGGATTGTCGATTTacggtgctgctgctctgggtGTCACCGCTGTGGTCAGCCTGAATGTGGCTAGCTCTGTgtcaagaaaaagcaaaaaagaggacCAAACCACACACTGATCCAAAGCTCAGCGTCACCTCCTCAGAGAAGATGAACTACCAGATCATCAGCAAAATGTCACTTATGACACTGTTTGAATAATTTCCAACTATCTACAATCCAGCACAAATATTGTCATGTTTaccttcatttgtctttaaCTGGGTGATTTGGGACAAAGTCCTTCCATTCTCAGAGCACAAAGTGAGACTGACAAatagtgttttctgtgaaagtgGCAAGTTGAAATCTTTGAGTTTGAAATTCAGATGGTGGCTGATAATGTATTTCAGATTGTGAAAAAACTTTTCGATATGTAAAACCTTTATGTAATAAACATACATATGAAGTATAAATAAAAAGTTGCTGTAAGTCTACGGTGACCCACcggcctttttattttttttttttattttgtgcctTCTGAATTTACAAAACTGTCTTTCGATTTAAGAAAATATTTCTGTGAACTAGTCTTTTTACACTTTCTCATTGTTTTATGACTCTGAACTGCtcattctttttcctttcctgcATGATTCACCAGGTGCTCTATTGAtgatccatttatttatttatttttgaaattaatttagtaatttatttatttattttctttaacctgtcctgtccagcatcgaagcagcagaatggaggtctggctgctgttgtgTGACCAACAGATTTGCTcctccaagaggagcttattgCGGTGGGGTTGCTTTTTCGGTCTCAGCATTACGTCACGCCATTACATCGTTGAGAACAGAAGTGACTGTAACACGGAGACCAAATGACAGTTATGGACTTAGACTTAGACttcctttatttgtcatttcacACTACACAGCAGTGCACTGAGGAATgacattttgttgcatttggCTTCCTCAGTTTTTAACAACactagataaataaaaatagagaATGCTTTA harbors:
- the LOC115405041 gene encoding phospholipase A and acyltransferase 4-like, giving the protein MGTKSSKNPEPGDLIEISRGGYQHWAVYVGDGYVVHLTAACGSSPNGLSSPPNKKALVKKEKLQDAVGTDEWKVNNILDKKYRPRPVDVIVREACAREGQELPYGIATRNCEHFATELRYGKAESQQVVTAFYLSVLNPLGLATAMAVDAIAHRVLKLAGSMSRNKKKRRQSHTLMQSPASTPQRS
- the LOC115405051 gene encoding phospholipase A and acyltransferase 4-like; the protein is MAPTLYNQNPEPGDLIEIFRGPYEHWAVYVGDGYVVHLTAASDVPGSSSKNLSSVPNKNGLVYKEKLQDVVGTNMWRVNNILDNKYRPRPVDDIVKDACALVGIKVTYDVSSSNCEHFATGLLYGKPKSRQSPDWGARCAAAQPSQQKLLYKQPPDVGSGQLADRQSARSEAGSGWPAAAELSVGDFTQEMKQLAGPR